Proteins found in one Aethina tumida isolate Nest 87 chromosome 1, icAetTumi1.1, whole genome shotgun sequence genomic segment:
- the LOC109609333 gene encoding WD repeat-containing protein 81 isoform X2: MENIFEELGIPKKYLRKTIKDDRYVALVHKLWLKSLIKHSKLSEFIERSKFESWPSAEEEIGLSWTKIYITVFKKRDSKVIPLPRIRPLSSEDRPMLFPTLLQYISQTNYKNLWKEAYKKYSVSSDGLKETQVMLTSYNEVLKEILIRVYGCSVINACDCRENVEASNQFDAHLNVLPAVCAVETLNSIFLLHNPYIEHNLNDCVTFSPAILDKCFTKPLFIVYQLLNLLRSLHDRSLTLGDINLSDIYLNEDMWVYIFPNIQSNIYIQEVPKNEKKKIAVQDCRKFGHKFENFKCESCGIKTYDKVQITNENLEKLCQLWVEGNISNFTYITALNDLSGRKLGDPNCHHVFPWVTDFSSRCGKNWRDLKKSKYRLNKGDRQLDLTYDSSQSQVPHHVSDVLSSITYYVYMARRTPKSVLCKNVRTIWVPAEYPSSIQRMQEWTPDECIPEFFTDPSVFRSIHDDLDDLEVPAWCASPEEFIERHREALESQHVSERLHHWIDLTFGYKLSGPPAIKAKNVCLNLADDHCNLTKSGLVQLFTQPHPPKAIQSLFWSKIPPKIIVNKPIKPRRDRSASSGSKGDQYKSEEEEDLDTSSGSANRSPLGLSKILSRSRSSLHEDQSPKISRSPSSHRSTSLGPKNPTFTSHVAPKKPNQLSVPSPSLSAGTIFLPKEYKPEQALELLEKKHAFVSKTFHVETAKKLTEVPHDCLDVKIPEDCTVQNAFTNFIYTENFEECLVKQRATKSHTFPIDNQNVFLFSTRGRTSNQKAENQISCNYAEIISSRRIREFQILGCLIVEIFMSKQLRSMGANKVDKFAQRLKSCITVLKSCKSEVPFCISYIAQLLLQPEVKDPIYWNYPAVTDLGLPPPNAHLLLEPLLHMVVPFPKLFPELYKIIATLKEFKNVALELNILYHFDCNGEMCSEYENLERTKILFAQNIGECKVKTCSRQLEQFFSDLNTNTDMELVNILLPHIVELIEDPPTSVLAAWYLYDPISRILGPQRSIECLLQPILKLYENEPSDSNLPYNRKIAKLYHHSFLLRLMVRIGLKCFLENFVTPLVEAVGGYKDYDKVDFILHTHSEKVMKKMSHLKTMDTEHIEMSASDDSSISSDRQIITPKKEAEPAPEQEMFEFDEEKENEEQMKSLIEHLELNVSSDLPFNHSTAEEALDATLTENIEQLRNLEELNINLNEECERSVTSPTIPIPSSYRNQELLNISCEVGSKKSETDSLSDKKSYSQEMDSPGSCYEQSKLLSTSSSSSNIQRLYSRRNETKISEMSADSLIWLSHRLGPVLTARYLSRNLLKMLTLCYVGKENLVSVSRENMREEGDISVASSKVVGDVNAQKVLECLTSIACLYGEQLILFQYIPHMSELIALCKRKLTFNLEGGLISCLALLKHLIPYLSDSTLMEQLQDVILKNILHPTVRMLGSTKYTFPNGSMARNILARKYLDALYVLSIRMGSDMTKTLLAVPALQRFFLIFDKVYLGDDNKTQEDKGDKDLLRSIEESHFVELKRDGTTTEWVVGGCPVQISHARLKDSESDSLSPPVSLQVAASLGEESVVNLALEELRTVFNPELAYTAYLPFLKHVGLASLENSLKNHENVKSLCQQFKEFQNTDAKLYETYRATTIPASSSIGSNISVIGNRIEIQTDNCDSLNTELLNLVSHRMENNNRHLRGNWLAYWEHEIGRAEKDTMFNFKQIKLQTFIGHTNSVKSLYVLDNENSFMSGSRDKTVKLWSLRSQGDGSAVSSCQWTYTAHKKSILAITFSESTRLVASCDSVVHIWDPFMGANVGHLESPRYAPVNVLKSMPAPSSLVYAATTEGTVKVIDMRLCNYIHELKISVNPAGLIRCIAVPSSGNWFAAGQSSGNITVLDARTGLVIANWRAHESEVLQLVAVDNNTLVSSSLDQTVSVWNVHDGKFKFHLRGATEPVHCLNVYHNELITGTTANRVGVHTSIDTEASFSSTKLRSDAFKGLLTSMVLLPLNRMLLLGADTGSVSLLC, from the exons ATGGAAAACATCTTTGAAGAATTAGGAATTCCAAAAAAGTACCTGAGAAAAACCATCAAAGATGACAGATATGTAGCTCTAGTCCACAAACTCTGGCTAAA gtcACTGATAAAGCACTCAAAACTATCAGAATTCATAGAAAGATCCAAGTTTGAGTCATGGCCCAGTGCAGAGGAAGAAATAGGTCTGTCCTggacaaaaatttacataacagTTTTCAAAAAAAGAGACTCAAAAGTTATACCATTACCAAGAATAAGGCCTTTATCAAGCGAAGACCGTCCCATGTTGTTTCCTACACTTCTTCAGTACATTTCCCAAACCAACTACAAGAATCTCTGGAAGGAggcttacaaaaaatattcagtcaGTTCTGATGGTTTAAAGGAAACTCAAGTAATGTTAACTAGTTATAATGAAGTGCTAAAAGAAATCTTAATTAGAGTATATGGTTGTTCTGTAATAAATGCATGTGATTGTAGAGAAAATGTGGAGGCATCTAATCAGTTTGATGCACATTTAAATGTACTGCCAGCTGTATGTGCAGTGGAAACATTAAACTCTATTTTCTTATTACATAATCCTTATATTGAgcacaatttaaatgattgtgTAACCTTTAGTCCTGCCATTTTAgataaatgttttacaaaaCCATTGTTCATTGTGTACCAGTTGTTGAATCTGTTGAGATCTTTACATGACAGGAGCCTCACTTTAGGCGACATAAATCTtagtgatatttatttaaatgaagacATGTGGGTGTATATATTTCCAAACATTCAAAGCAATATTTACATCCAAGAAGTTCCCAAaaacgaaaagaaaaaaatcgcAGTTCAAGACTGCAGAAAATTCGGCCACAAATTCGAGAATTTCAAGTGCGAAAGCTGCGGCATCAAAACCTATGATAAAGTTCAAATCACCAACGAAAATCTGGAGAAATTATGTCAGCTATGGGTGGAGGGTAACATATCGAACTTTACGTATATAACAGCTTTAAATGACCTGTCAGGCAGAAAATTAGGTGACCCGAATTGCCACCACGTTTTCCCTTGGGTCACCGATTTTTCGTCTCGTTGCGGCAAAAACTGGCGTGACCTCAAGAAGTCCAAGTATCGGTTGAATAAAGGTGACCGACAATTAGACTTAACATACGACTCATCCCAATCTCAGGTTCCACACCACGTTTCCGATGTGCTATCGTCCATCACCTATTACGTGTACATGGCGAGGAGAACCCCTAAGTCGGTACTCTGCAAAAATGTTAGAACCATCTGGGTACCCGCGGAATACCCAAGCTCGATACAAAGAATGCAAGAGTGGACCCCAGACGAATGCATACCTGAATTCTTCACCGATCCGTCAGTTTTTCGAAGCATTCACGATGATCTGGACGATCTTGAGGTGCCAGCTTGGTGTGCCAGTCCTGAAGAGTTTATAGAAAGGCACAGAGAAGCCCTGGAAAGTCAACATGTCTCAGAAAGATTGCATCATTGGATTGATCTCACATTCGGttacaa atTATCTGGACCACCCGCAATTAAAGCTAAGAAcgtatgtttaaatttggcaGATGATCATTGCAATTTAACGAAATCTGGGTTGGTTCAGCTCTTCACACAACCTCACCCTCCTAAAGCAATCCAATCATTGTTTTGGTCAAAAATACCACCGAAGATTATCGTTAATAAGCCAATAAAACCAC gtaGGGATAGAAGCGCTTCATCGGGTAGCAAAGGAGACCAGTACAAAAGCGAGGAAGAAGAGGACTTGGACACATCTTCAGGTTCAGCCAATAGATCTCCATTAGGTCTGAGTAAGATATTATCTCGAAGTAGATCCTCGTTGCACGAAGACCAAAGCCCGAAAATCAGTAGGAGTCCGAGCAGCCATCGCAGCACAAGTTTAGGTCCTAAAAATCCTACTTTTACTTCTCATGTCGCGCCTAAAAAGCCTAACCAATTATCCGTGCCTAGTCCCAGTTTAAGTGCCGGTACTATTTTCTTGCCTAAGGAATACAAGCCAGAACAGGCCTTGGAGCTGTTAGAGAAGAAGCACGCATTTGTTTCGAAAACATTTCACGTGGAAACTGCTAAAAAACTAACGGAAGTACCGCATGATTGCTTGGATGTTAAAATACCGGAAGACTGTACGGTACAAAACGCCTttacgaattttatttataccgaAAACTTTGAGGAGTGTTTGGTGAAGCAGCGTGCGACCAAATCTCACACTTTTCCGATAGACAATCAAAACGTTTTCTTGTTTAGTACCAGAGGCAGAACCAGCAATCAAAAAGctgaaaatcaaatttcttGCAACTACGccgaaattatttcttctagaAGAATCAGGGAATTCCAAATCTTAGGTTGTTTAATCGTTGAGATTTTTATGTCTAAACAATTACGATCAATGGGCGCCAACAAAGTTGACAAGTTCGCCCAAAGACTGAAGTCTTGCATAACTGTATTAAAGAGTTGCAAATCAGAAGTACCTTTTTGCATCAGTTATATAGCGCAGTTACTTCTACAACCAGAGGTTAAAGATCCGATTTATTGGAATTACCCAGCTGTAACAGATTTAGGTTTGCCACCACCTAATGCTCATTTACTTCTAGAGCCATTGTTACATATGGTCGTGCCGTTTCCGAAACTATTCCCTGagttatataaaatcattGCTACTTTGAAGGAATTTAAGAACGTTGCTTTGGAACTGAACATACTATATCATTTCGATTGTAATGGTGAAATGTGCTCGGAATATGAGAACTTGGAACGTACGAAAATATTGTTCGCGCAAAACATAGGCGAATGTAAAGTTAAAACTTGTTCCAGGCAATTGGAACAGTTTTTCAGCGACCTGAATACTAACACGGATATGGAATTGGTTAATATTCTTTTGCCACACATTGTGGAGCTGATTGAAGATCCACCAACGTCAGTTTTGGCCGCTTGGTATCTGTACGATCCGATTTCCAGAATTTTGGGGCCTCAACGTTCTATTGAATGTTTATTGCaaccaattttgaaattatatgaaaacgAACCAAGCGATTCGAATCTACCGTACAATagaaaaattgcaaaattataTCATCACAGTTTTCTTTTAAGATTGATGGTGAGAATTGGTTTGAAATGTTTCCTGGAGAATTTCGTTACGCCGCTAGTCGAAGCAGTGGGTGGATACAAGGACTATGACAAAGTGGACTTTATTTTGCACACCCATTCGGAAAAGGTGATGAAAAAAATGTCTCATCTCAAAACAATGGACACGGAACATATTGAAATGTCGGCGAGTGACGATTCGAGCATCTCCTCCGACAGGCAAATAATAACTCCAAAAAAAGAGGCCGAACCAGCCCCCGAACAAGAAATGTTCGAGTTCGACGAAGAGAAAGAAAACGAGGAACAAATGAAATCTTTAATCGAACATCTGGAGCTTAATGTATCATCAGATTTGCCTTTCAACCATTCAACTGCTGAAGAAGCACTAGATGCCACCTTAACCGAGAATATCGAGCAATTACGAAACTTGGAAgagttgaatattaatttaaatgaagagTGCGAAAGAAGCGTGACCTCGCCCACCATTCCGATACCGTCCAGCTACAGGAATCAAGAGTTGTTAAACATAAGCTGTGAGGTCGGGAGCAAGAAGAGCGAGACTGACTCATTGTCGGATAAAAAGAGCTACTCACAAGAAATGGACTCACCGGGTTCGTGCTACGAACAATCGAAACTACTATCGACGTCCAGCAGTTCCAGCAACATCCAACGGCTGTACTCGAGGAGAAACGAGACGAAAATCTCGGAAATGAGTGCGGACAGTCTGATTTGGTTGTCGCACAGACTGGGACCTGTTTTGACCGCTCGTTATTTGTCCaggaatttgttaaaaatgctGACGTTATGTTACGTTGGTAAGGAGAATCTCGTTTCTGTTTCCAGAGAGAATATGCGCGAAGAGGGCGATATTTCTGTTGCATCCAGCAAAGTTGTGGGAGATGTTAACGCTCAAAAAGTTTTGGAGTGTCTCACCAGTATTGCTT gttTGTATGgggaacaattaattttgttccaGTACATTCCACATATGAGTGAATTGATTGCTCTttgtaaaagaaaattgaCCTTTAATCTTGAGGGTGGATTAATATCATGTTTGGCTTTACTCAAGCATTTAATTCCTTATTTATCTGATAGTACTCTTATGGAACAGTTAcag GatgtgattttaaaaaatattttgcatcCAACTGTAAGAATGTTGGGTTCAACCAAATACACATTCCCCAATGGGTCAATGGCTAGAAATATTTTGGCAAGAAAGTATTTGGATGCTCTGTACGTTTTATCCATCAGAATGGGTTCTGACATGACCAAAACATTATTGGCGGTTCCGGCCCTTCaacgattctttttaatatttgacaagGTGTATCTAGGAGATGATAATAAAACTCAGGAAGACAAA GGAGACAAAGATCTTTTGCGTTCAATCGAAGAGTCGCACTTTGTTGAACTAAAACGAGACGGTACAACAACGGAATGGGTAGTTGGAGGCTGTCCAGTACAAATATCTCACGCCAGACTAAAAGATTCCGAATCTGACAGTCTATCACCTCCTGTTTCGCTACAAGTAGCTGCCAGTTTAGGTGAAGAAAGTGTTGTAAATTTAGCCCTGGAAGAACTGAGAACCGTGTTCAACCCCGAGTTGGCCTACACTGCTTATTTACCCTTTTTGAAACATGTTGGATTGGCATCTTTAGAAAATTCGTTGAAAAATCACGAAAATGTTAAGAGTTTATGCCAACAGTTTAAGGAATTCCAAAATACTGATGCAAAACTATACGAAACGTATAGAGCAACGACAATACCAGCTTCAAGTAGCATAGGAAGTAACATTTCGGTTATCGGCAACAGAATAGAAATACAAACAGACAACTGCGACAGCTTAAACaccgaattattaaatttagtgagTCACAGAATGGAGAACAACAATAGACATTTAAGGGGTAACTGGTTAGCGTATTGGGAACATGAAATTGGACGTGCCGAAAAAGATACGATGTTCAACTTCAAACAGATTAAACTGCAAACGTTTATCGGACACACTAACAGCGTGAAATCTCTGTATGTGTTGGACAACGAGAACAGTTTCATGTCCGGATCCAGAgataaaacagttaaattgtGGTCATTGAGATCTCAAGGTGACGGCTCGGCAGTCAGTTCTTGTCAGTGGACTTACACGGCTCACAAAAAATCGATCCTTGCCATCACTTTTTCGGAAAGTACTAGGTTGGTCGCTTCTTGCGACAGCGTCGTTCACATTTGGGACCCGTTCATGGGTGCGAACGTGGGACATTTAGAAAGTCCGAGGTATGCGCCtgtgaatgttttaaaaagtatgcCGGCGCCTTCCAGTTTAGTTTACGCTGCAACTACGGAAGGAACCGTCAAAGTTATCGATATGAGATTGTGTAATTACATTCACGAATTAAAA ATAAGCGTGAATCCGGCGGGTTTAATTCGGTGCATCGCAGTTCCGTCCTCCGGTAATTGGTTCGCAGCAGGACAATCATCAGGGAACATTACAGTGTTAGATGCAAGAACTGGGTTGGTTATTGCCAATTGGCGTGCCCATGAAAGCGAGGTACTTCAGCTCGTCGCTGTGGACAACAACACTCTAGTTTCAAGCAGTCTGGACCAAACTGTTAGTGTTTGGAATGTACATGACGGAAAGTTCAAGTTCCACCTGAG GGGAGCGACGGAGCCAGTGCATTGCCTCAACGTTTACCACAACGAGCTGATCACTGGCACGACTGCCAATCGCGTCGGTGTCCACACGTCTATAGACACGGAGGCGTCTTTCTCCAGCACTAAATTGAGGTCGGACGCCTTCAAGGGTTTGCTTACATCTATGGTTTTGTTGCCGCTCAACAGGATGTTGTTATTAGGGGCTGATACGGGGAGTGTCAGTCTTTTGTGTTGA